The DNA segment GAGTAACTTTTCATCCTTTACATTGTTAAAGATTACGATGTGTTCAAAAATTTCTCATCCAATACATAATCTCGAATCGGTATCAACGAATCAATTTCTTCCATAAATTAAGTCGAATGATCCCAAAATATTTCGGtgtatcaaataaaaaaaaggtGAGATGACTCGTCCGAAGGCGAAGTCACTCcaacgctcaagtcagtatagGATTTCATAGAAAAAGTATGAAAATTTCAAGAGATAGAAAATATAAGAAAGACGTGTAAAAGACATTATCTAAATATgactaaattttgaattttttgtgaaattttattttaaaaaaatatttcttagaAGTTTTTTCAAACACTATCTAAATATGACTAAAAATCAATcgaaaaaaaacacacaaaatgaCATAATTAATCTAGACCCAACATTAAAATTAGAATAGGGAAAATGGAAAGCATGAAAACTGATTGTACAAATTTGCTAAGCTATTTGTATGATCCTCGACAATGACTAGAGCTAGCAAAATACGGCGTGCCACGTTTAGGAAAGCCTCAATCCAACTTAAGCCGTCCCAAGTTGTGAGGTAGGCGGCGGATCAATACATCGAAAAAATAAGTACTTTGTAAAAGCGACTATCttcattttctaaaaaaaaaaaaacaaatgaaaatatttaaaactaaATCAATATATGAAGTAAATAGAGAAATTAATTGATGATAAAtgacatttattttttaataattaatgaagATTGTGGATAGAAAGTGAAATCGATTTTTtacttattaaatttaatttatttttaaaaaaaagacaaatttttttattttatttttacgaTGGATTGAGTCGATCCTAAAATCCGAACGACTCTAATCATGATCGAATAGGAACAAATGACCGTGGAATATAATTGGAATAAGGGAAACGAGAGCCTCTAAGGGGTGTCCAAattggtggagtaggtgaatTCCTGACCAGAGTAGTTTGCAAGCTATTGTGTTAGTTCGAAAGTTTACCAAGTTTACCCAATGCGCACCGAAAATTGCGACTACGAGTTTTCacgtcaaaaaataaaaaaataagggAAACAAGAGCTATCTGAAGTTGAGTACTCTTTAGTCAATATGAGTGGTGTCGGTGGGGACTGAATAAAGTTCCCCCTCCATTTCCTCCTCAATTTACACAATTAATAATTCATATTCTACACGACTCTTTCCACAGTAATTTTGTACAAAAATATGACATATTTCTTGGGGAGCCTGATATATTCCAtagatattattaataataataataataataataataataataataataataataataataatagtaataactaataataataataatcatcgtCGTTCATCAGAGCTTAGAAGAATAACCCTCCTAGCCTTACTTGGACTTTGAAATATGGGCCTAAATTTGCTGGAAATCGAAAATAGCTTAAGACGATTTGGATAATATATGATAAATTATAAAGCAGACCTAGGCCCAAATACTTCTACTGGACCCTGAACAAAATGTGTGCGGATACTGCCTAATGGATACAAATTAAATACATTGTGAAGCTCCatgatataattttatttatttattattatttttgagtgAAGGGTAGAATAGTAATTTAACCCGTCAACGAGAAGAGAGTCACCTAGAATGAATCCCAGACGCCGTGTCCACTACGGTGGCTCCACTTGTGTTGCTATCAATGCATTCCTCGACGACTCCTAATCTTGActcataaataattataatcacgttgtttcaaaaaaaataattattataatcaaGTTAATTATTTATCACCAAATcacaactaatttttttttatatttatttattttacaaaagtAATCGATTTCTAATTCATGCGCATCGCTTGTTTGAAGACAATCTTAACGAATCGATTTCTCGTTCCATCCTTCATGTTTTACAAAACTCGTGCAAAGACAAGTGAGTATCATGGAagaattcttgaatttttgtgattatTATTAGATTTGAGCTTATCTCACCCCATCGGTTTTATTAaactttaataattaatttaactaTATACTAATATCATGcttacaaataaataaaagtaaattttttgtgagacggatcaactttattcatatttataataaaaaaattaatatttttaacataaaaattaatattttacgaATGActcaaatataatatttatatcataAAATTGACCGTTAGACCGACTCACGGAAGATGTATTGTTATAAAATGATAGTAACTTgagcaatgctacatgtacaaccaATTTTGTACAACAAATCTTACAACACaatgcaaaaattaaatatatcaaaatctcacgataaattaaatacaaaatatcgcgataaaataacaaatatcaGGATATAATTGTTATAAATATCATTGTACACGatatttgttgtatttttagcatttttttttttttacttttggtGTTGGCACTTGACAAAGAAAAACGTGTGTGGAATAGTGGATTCATCACTCCCATGCCTCCTGGATTCGACAGTGATTGCTAATTtggaatatttttaaaaaaaaattatgtttaaataattattcaatGACTAATTTGCCCTCTGCAAAACAAGTGTGGCCATTTGGTTCATGTTTAATGGTGGCATGTAAACTATTAGCTTCATTCAGCTGCACGTACTGCGGTGGCGCACCTTCTTCTCCGCCGTGGCTATGGCTTTTACAGACTTATTCGCCGGAGAAATCGTTACCGAACTCCTCAAACAACTCATGTCCATATCCCGGAAATGCGCCAGCTGCCGCTCCAGCGCTCTGCGGCTCATAGACTACATCGAAGAACTCCTTCCCATCATCCAGGAAACCAAGTTCTCCGGAGTCGAGCTCCCTCAGCACCGTCAGCGCCATCTTTACAACTTCTCCCAGATTCTATCGAACGGCCATCAGTTAGCCACAAAGGTCCTCAAATCTTCCCGTTGGAACGTGTACCAGCAATTTCACCTGTCGAGAAAGATGGAGAAGTTCGAGAAAACCGTTTCGAGATTCATGGAGGGGCTCGTGCCTTTGCACGTGCTAGCGGACGTTCATCATGTGAGGGTGGGGTTGGATGTGGGATTTGATCGTCTGGGGAGGCAGCTGGATGCCATCAAGATTGGGGTGGATCGGGACGGCGGGTGGTTGGGCGCCGCCGTGAGAAGggtggaggaggaggaggtggTGGGAATGTAATTTTGTCAATACTTGTGGCTCGGGATTGGAGCTGGGAAAGCGAAAACTGAAAGATATGCTGCTGGTGGGAAATGAGTGTTTCAGAGTAGTGGGAATTCATGGAATCGGTGGCAGCGGCAAAACTACCCTCGCCAGAGAAATTTGCAGAGATGATCAAATCAGGAGTAAGCCCTTTTATCTTAATTTATCTTATTTGATGTGGGATCAGGGAAAAAAGGATTTAGATTTGATAAGAGAGAAGAAACATTATTATTGATTCTGATTCTGCATCTTCCAGGTTATTTCAACAACAGGGTCTTTTTCCTAACTGTATCTCAATCTCCAAATGTGGAGGAATTGAGAAGAAATATATGCTGTCTGATATCAGGATTCAACATTATGGGCTGCGGTGAAATGCTCCCCCAAGCAAAACTACAGCTTGAAGTTGAAAATCCTGAGCAATCACTCATAGTTCTTGATGATGTTTGGTCCCAATCGGTTCTCGAACAACTGATCATCAAGAGTCCTGGTTGCAAATTCCTTGTCGTTTCGCGTTTCAGATTCCCTCCATCGATTGTCCAGTGTTCCTACGAATTAGAGTTGTTGAGTGAAAATGATGCTCTTTCCTTGTTTTGTCACTCCGCTTTTGGGGAAACTTCCATACCTCTTGGTGCTGATAAACAATTAGTTAAGCAGGTAACGGAAGAACAATTGAATGAAAATGTACgtgtttttgtttctttgttaGCCGTTCTATGATAACCAAATCATCGAATTTCTATAGATTGTGGATGAATGTAAAGGGCTTCCATTGGCACTTAAGGTGGTTGGAGCTTCGCTGAATGGTCAATCCGAGATGTTTTGGATTAGTGCGAGGAACCGGTTATCACGAAGCCAACCTTTTTGCGAATCCCACGAAGTTCAACTACTCCAGCGGATGAAAATAAGTATTGATTATCTTCCAGAGAAGGAGAGGGAGTGTTTCCTTGATTTGGGTGCTTTTCCAGAAGACAAGAAAATTCCCCTCGACATTCTTGTTAATATGTGGGTGGAACTACATGATATTGAGGAAGACGACGCTTTTGCCATTTTAGTTGAGCTTTCTTACAAAAATCTCTTGACCCTTGTGAAAGattcaaggttatgctcctcaAAATTGAATACAAATTTTTGTGGTCTTTAAGTTGTTTTGTGAATgtgttttttatgtgttttttgtAGGGCTGGAGATAAGTATAGCAGTTACTACGAGATTTCAGTCTATCAGCATGATGTTTTGAGGGATCTAGCTATACATTTAAGCAATCTTGATTGCGTAAACAAAAGAAGAAGGCTGCTTATGCCAAGAAGGGAAGCAGGCCTCCCTAAAGAATGGGAGAGAAACGTCGATGAGCCGTTCGATGCTTGTGTTATTTCAGCACATACAGGTATTGTAACGTTCAAGCATCAAACATATTTAAAAGGAATAAAAAGGTACTTATACTGAACGTTGGTTGTAGGTGAAATGAGAGAGATGGACTGGTTAAGGATCCAGTGTCCAAAAGCTGAAGTGCTGGTACTAAATTTTTCATCAAATGAGTACTTCTTACCACCATTTCTTGAAAACATGCCCAGACTCAGGGCACTTATACTGATAAACTACAGCACATCAACAGCAATTCTTCACAATACATCAGTTTTTAGCAGCTTAACTAACCTGAGAAGCCTGTGGATTGAAAGGATATTGGTCTCGGACCCTCTGTTGCCCGACACCACCGTACCCCTCAAAAACTTGAAAAAGATTTCACTGATTCTATGCGACGTAAGCAACGCCTTTGATCGTTCTGCAGTTGAGCTCCCTCATCTCTTCCCAAATCTTTCAGAACTCACAATGGATCACTGCATCAACTTGCTCCAGTTACCCTCGAGCATATGTAGAATGCACACACTCAAGAGCCTAAGTATCACCAATTGTGACAGTCTTCAAGAACTTCCATTTGATTTGGGTGGACTAAAGCTCCTACAGATTTTGAGACTCCATGCTTGTCCTAATTTGAGGAGGCTTCCTTCAGGAGCCGGAAACTTggtttctttgaaatatctcgATATTTCCCAATGTGTGAACATGGAAGGGCTCCCTGTGGGAATGGGTGGTTGTACAAGTATGGAGAAGATTGATATGAGCGGGTGTCCAAAGATGAAGAATTTACCGACGTCGTTGGCGGGATTGCAGTGTCTACGCCGTGTTATATGTGATGAAAATGTTTCTTGGCAGTGGAAAGAAATGGAGAATATTGTATTGGGCCTAAGTGTTCTTGTCCCTGAAGAGTGTTTTACTCTGGACTGGCTCATGGAGTAACCATTTAGTTTGGCTACAGACTGTTTACGAGGCCAAACTTTCGAACCGTGGCGCTTGTGTTTCAATGCACTGATATTCTGCCTTGCGCGGATCGGTCAATAGTGGCCGACTTTAGCGTAAtcttaaaaaagtgttttccGATTATAGTTTTTAAAGAATAAACGTGacgtgattttattttatttttatgtttttaaaattgatgacatagatgaaaatcaaaacatattatttttaaattataaaatatttattagaaTAGTTCCAAAAACGTTATTcttaaaaaaacttttaaaacatttataatttttttaaaaaaaaaacgattCATAATTCCTTGTTCAAACATATAGCTTAACTTTTTTTCCCACGTATTTTAAAGCATGCATAAATTTAAGAATTAATTTTGTGAGTGGCAATGATTCGAGTAATCAACTTTAGGATCATGTTACATGTACAATGAAGCTTACACATAAGTTACAAGAAgcatttgaaattataaaaatatcctAAATACATTTTTGaaactttttttttcaaataaagtgtaaagataattttataattttaaatcaaatttataactcaatttGTAAGCTTCTTTTTGACACAAAACATGTTCCTTAACTTCAAATGgtacaataatttttattttattttttttttgggaaaggGACAATACATATCAAAACCAAAAGGCAAAATAGAATCCTTTTCTGAGTAAATTAAAGATGCTCATCACACGGATATCATTGGTCTTGCTAGACAAGAAagttacaaatattttttttattttttatatagga comes from the Henckelia pumila isolate YLH828 chromosome 1, ASM3356847v2, whole genome shotgun sequence genome and includes:
- the LOC140883393 gene encoding LOW QUALITY PROTEIN: probable disease resistance protein At5g04720 (The sequence of the model RefSeq protein was modified relative to this genomic sequence to represent the inferred CDS: inserted 2 bases in 1 codon) codes for the protein MAFTDLFAGEIVTELLKQLMSISRKCASCRSSALRLIDYIEELLPIIQETKFSGVELPQHRQRHLYNFSQILSNGHQLATKVLKSSRWNVYQQFHLSRKMEKFEKTVSRFMEGLVPLHVLADVHHVRVGLDVGFDRLGRQLDAIKIGVDRDGGWLGAAVRRVEEEEVXWECNFVNTCGSGLELGKRKLKDMLLVGNECFRVVGIHGIGGSGKTTLAREICRDDQIRSYFNNRVFFLTVSQSPNVEELRRNICCLISGFNIMGCGEMLPQAKLQLEVENPEQSLIVLDDVWSQSVLEQLIIKSPGCKFLVVSRFRFPPSIVQCSYELELLSENDALSLFCHSAFGETSIPLGADKQLVKQIVDECKGLPLALKVVGASLNGQSEMFWISARNRLSRSQPFCESHEVQLLQRMKISIDYLPEKERECFLDLGAFPEDKKIPLDILVNMWVELHDIEEDDAFAILVELSYKNLLTLVKDSRAGDKYSSYYEISVYQHDVLRDLAIHLSNLDCVNKRRRLLMPRREAGLPKEWERNVDEPFDACVISAHTGEMREMDWLRIQCPKAEVLVLNFSSNEYFLPPFLENMPRLRALILINYSTSTAILHNTSVFSSLTNLRSLWIERILVSDPLLPDTTVPLKNLKKISLILCDVSNAFDRSAVELPHLFPNLSELTMDHCINLLQLPSSICRMHTLKSLSITNCDSLQELPFDLGGLKLLQILRLHACPNLRRLPSGAGNLVSLKYLDISQCVNMEGLPVGMGGCTSMEKIDMSGCPKMKNLPTSLAGLQCLRRVICDENVSWQWKEMENIVLGLSVLVPEECFTLDWLME